In Terriglobales bacterium, a single genomic region encodes these proteins:
- a CDS encoding chemotaxis protein CheW — MIGKTEVKGDGAHNAARAGSELLQLVSFNVGDEEFGLNILQVQEIIRIPQLTRVPNSADFVDGVINLRGKIIPVVALRKRFGMTAQENDKQARIVVVEVNGTVLGFIVDSVSQVLRISADTVEPPPRLSKVEREYVSGVGKLDNRLLILLDVDRLMNDSEQKVCTEVAMAHAATAGA; from the coding sequence ATGATTGGCAAAACGGAGGTCAAAGGGGACGGAGCTCACAACGCAGCGCGGGCCGGCAGCGAGTTGCTGCAATTGGTGAGCTTCAACGTTGGAGACGAGGAGTTCGGGCTAAATATTTTACAAGTTCAGGAAATCATCAGAATTCCGCAGTTGACGAGGGTCCCGAATTCGGCCGACTTCGTGGACGGAGTCATTAATTTGCGGGGCAAGATCATTCCGGTTGTGGCCCTGCGGAAGCGCTTTGGCATGACTGCGCAGGAAAACGACAAACAGGCGCGCATCGTGGTAGTGGAAGTGAACGGCACAGTGCTGGGGTTCATCGTCGATTCGGTTTCGCAGGTGTTGCGGATTTCGGCAGACACGGTCGAGCCGCCGCCGCGACTCAGTAAGGTTGAACGAGAGTATGTGTCAGGGGTCGGTAAGTTGGATAACCGCCTTCTCATTCTGCTCGATGTTGACCGATTGATGAATGACTCTGAGCAGAAAGTCTGCACCGAAGTTGCTATGGCGCACGCCGCCACCGCGGGAGCCTGA
- a CDS encoding chemotaxis protein CheA gives MSNELSQDPTLVHEFLVESEELLQRMDQDLIALEGTPNDAELLNRVFRALHTIKGTSSFLGYDAVVRLSHRAEDVLNGLRRAECLLSRRTMDALLQARDQLGKMLEDIREGTPHEYSIESLLKELETVQKAEPTPKIGELLVANDVVTEKVITKVLKQQQKQPEDGREKLGELLVQKNLASVAQVDEALAQQKQHAEAAAAAQQRPPAETTISSHSMRVDVRKLDDLINLVGELVLERNRLMRLSRDVSGERISLKALEDGLSQCSARLSFITEELQTVGLKTRMVPIDTVFRKFPRLVRDIAHNLGKEIELEMRGQETELDKTMVELIGDPLVHLVRNSLDHGLETPERREMAGKPRCGTIRLEARQEGEQIVISISDDGGGIDPERIASKAVEKGLVTQERVRQMDRREILEFIFLPGFSTVEKAGDLSGRGVGMDVVRTNLRKLNGSAELESEVGRGTTVLLKLPLTLAILPVLLVQVADEIYALPLRSVLETARISSDEIHHIEGCEVLRLRQETLPLVRLRNLFELPQDTPSNGVQRVVILRVGERKLALLVDELVGQESTVIKPLGTYLRHCSSLTGATISGDGRVRLVLDPSSLAVSARSSMVGTQHGPRP, from the coding sequence GTGAGTAATGAGCTGTCACAAGATCCGACTCTGGTCCATGAGTTCCTCGTGGAATCCGAGGAGCTTTTGCAGCGCATGGATCAGGACCTGATCGCGCTGGAAGGCACGCCGAACGATGCAGAGCTGCTGAACAGAGTATTTCGCGCTTTGCACACCATTAAAGGAACCTCGAGTTTTTTAGGATACGACGCAGTAGTGCGACTGAGTCATCGAGCTGAAGATGTGCTGAACGGGTTGCGGCGGGCAGAATGCCTGCTGTCGCGACGCACCATGGACGCTCTGCTTCAGGCCCGTGATCAGCTTGGCAAGATGTTGGAGGACATTCGCGAAGGCACGCCTCACGAATACTCAATTGAATCCCTCCTGAAGGAGCTAGAGACTGTACAAAAAGCCGAGCCAACCCCCAAAATCGGCGAACTCTTGGTAGCCAATGATGTGGTCACGGAAAAAGTGATCACCAAGGTATTGAAACAGCAGCAGAAACAACCAGAAGATGGCCGCGAAAAACTGGGTGAGCTCCTGGTACAGAAAAACCTAGCCTCGGTGGCGCAAGTAGATGAAGCGCTGGCACAACAAAAACAGCATGCGGAAGCGGCCGCAGCAGCCCAGCAAAGACCACCCGCCGAAACTACTATTTCTTCCCATTCCATGCGTGTAGACGTGCGCAAACTCGATGACCTGATCAACCTTGTCGGCGAGCTGGTTCTGGAAAGAAATCGCTTAATGCGTTTGAGCCGCGATGTGAGCGGCGAGCGGATAAGCCTGAAGGCGCTGGAAGATGGGCTCAGCCAGTGCAGCGCTCGACTGAGCTTCATTACGGAAGAGTTGCAGACCGTCGGTCTGAAGACGCGCATGGTGCCCATTGACACGGTATTCCGAAAGTTTCCGCGGTTGGTGCGTGACATCGCTCACAACCTGGGTAAAGAGATCGAGCTGGAGATGCGGGGACAGGAAACCGAGTTAGATAAAACTATGGTGGAGCTCATCGGTGATCCGCTAGTGCACCTGGTGCGCAATTCCCTGGACCATGGTCTGGAAACGCCGGAGCGACGGGAAATGGCGGGAAAGCCGCGTTGCGGCACTATCCGGCTGGAAGCACGTCAGGAAGGCGAGCAGATCGTCATCAGTATCTCCGACGACGGAGGGGGAATAGACCCTGAGCGTATCGCCAGCAAGGCGGTGGAAAAGGGATTGGTGACCCAGGAGCGTGTGCGGCAAATGGACCGCCGTGAGATTCTGGAATTCATTTTTCTTCCCGGATTCAGCACCGTGGAGAAGGCTGGTGACCTCAGCGGTCGTGGGGTCGGCATGGATGTGGTACGCACCAACTTGAGGAAGTTGAATGGGAGTGCTGAGCTTGAAAGCGAGGTTGGACGCGGCACAACGGTCCTGCTGAAGCTGCCACTTACATTGGCCATTCTCCCAGTACTGCTGGTTCAAGTGGCGGATGAGATCTATGCGCTGCCATTGCGCTCGGTGTTAGAGACGGCGCGGATCAGCTCAGACGAAATCCATCATATAGAAGGTTGCGAAGTCTTGCGGCTGCGTCAAGAGACGTTGCCGTTAGTCCGCTTGCGTAATCTTTTTGAACTTCCTCAGGACACACCGAGTAATGGAGTGCAGCGAGTGGTGATACTGCGCGTAGGAGAACGCAAGCTTGCATTGCTGGTAGATGAACTTGTGGGTCAAGAGTCCACGGTGATCAAGCCTCTGGGGACCTATTTGCGTCATTGTTCTAGCCTGACGGGAGCCACGATAAGCGGAGACGGACGAGTGCGGCTGGTGCTGGACCCAAGCAGCCTGGCCGTATCGGCGCGTTCTTCCATGGTCGGAACACAGCACGGGCCCCGGCCATGA
- a CDS encoding protein-glutamate O-methyltransferase CheR, translating to MSDKRVTNIRSYYEMLTMNKESASEMCLLLNEITIGETCFFRNQPQLDALRHLVLPAILERRARQSLRHLRLWSAGCSTGEEPYTLAILLLEESEGLLKNCTFEICATDLNDRSLEHARQAVYGDYATRNLTPRLRDKYFIATGDKLKVKDAVKDKIKLSRLNLLDDSKMVFMKGMDVIFCCNVLIYFDTRSKKRVYMHFYNNLQADGYLFLGHSESMFGVSDDFRLVHMPSTTGYVKAERKKAGK from the coding sequence ATGAGCGACAAACGGGTCACGAACATACGCAGTTATTACGAAATGCTCACCATGAACAAGGAGAGCGCATCCGAAATGTGCCTGCTGCTCAACGAAATCACCATCGGGGAGACATGTTTTTTCCGGAACCAGCCGCAACTCGACGCACTGCGTCACCTGGTCCTGCCGGCAATCCTTGAACGGAGGGCCAGGCAAAGTTTACGTCACCTGCGGCTCTGGAGCGCAGGTTGCTCCACGGGTGAAGAGCCGTACACGCTGGCCATCCTCCTGCTGGAGGAGAGTGAAGGTTTACTGAAGAACTGTACCTTCGAGATTTGTGCCACCGATTTAAACGATCGTTCTCTGGAGCACGCCCGGCAAGCTGTATATGGGGATTATGCTACCCGTAACCTGACCCCGCGACTGCGCGACAAATACTTCATCGCTACCGGCGACAAATTAAAAGTTAAAGATGCGGTGAAAGACAAAATAAAGTTGTCGCGGTTGAACCTGCTGGATGACAGCAAGATGGTGTTCATGAAAGGAATGGACGTCATTTTCTGCTGCAACGTACTGATTTATTTCGATACCCGATCGAAGAAGCGCGTTTATATGCATTTTTATAACAATCTCCAAGCCGATGGTTACTTGTTTCTGGGGCACTCCGAGTCGATGTTTGGCGTGAGCGACGACTTCCGCCTGGTGCACATGCCATCCACCACCGGATATGTGAAGGCGGAGCGCAAGAAAGCAGGTAAGTGA
- a CDS encoding HDOD domain-containing protein: protein MLMETKEGLRQKIASLQVIPSIPAVVLPLLHYLDKPIDQQDVHWVAQLIGQDKSLSAQALHMANSALFGGRQKIDSIQGAVMALGLQRMRDITVSCCMFNILPARPGQTLDPVVFWEHSLGCALVSRRLARKIGFVDPEKAYLSGLLHDLGVVATLWVAPEQFKQAYELARSQEIPLHEAERSVLGITHSESGALLGERWGLGAEINEVLAHHHHPENATQYQAEVAIVSLSDLLCRMCELGYGFPESRMVQLTQESGFKVLEQHLPSIRSLDWARLTFELDGYMDEVKRLVTAFYRG from the coding sequence ATGCTCATGGAGACCAAGGAAGGACTACGGCAGAAGATTGCATCGTTGCAGGTAATACCCAGCATTCCTGCCGTGGTTCTCCCCTTATTGCACTACCTGGACAAGCCGATTGATCAGCAAGACGTACATTGGGTGGCGCAGTTGATCGGGCAGGACAAGTCCCTTTCTGCGCAAGCGTTGCATATGGCCAACTCAGCCCTGTTTGGGGGGCGACAAAAAATCGACAGCATTCAGGGAGCGGTGATGGCGCTGGGACTTCAACGGATGCGCGATATAACAGTCTCCTGCTGCATGTTTAACATTCTGCCGGCAAGGCCCGGGCAGACTCTGGATCCTGTTGTATTTTGGGAACATTCTTTGGGCTGCGCACTGGTAAGCCGACGTTTGGCGCGGAAGATCGGCTTTGTCGATCCGGAGAAGGCCTACCTTTCCGGCCTGCTGCATGATCTGGGCGTAGTCGCAACTCTGTGGGTTGCTCCCGAGCAGTTTAAGCAAGCTTACGAATTGGCGCGTTCGCAAGAAATTCCGCTTCACGAAGCGGAAAGGAGCGTGCTCGGGATTACGCACAGCGAGAGCGGAGCCCTTCTAGGGGAACGCTGGGGGCTTGGCGCGGAAATCAATGAGGTCCTTGCGCATCACCATCATCCCGAAAACGCTACCCAGTATCAAGCAGAGGTAGCAATTGTAAGTCTCAGCGATTTGCTTTGCCGGATGTGCGAACTGGGATACGGATTTCCGGAGAGCAGAATGGTGCAACTGACCCAAGAAAGTGGTTTCAAGGTTCTGGAGCAGCACTTACCTTCCATTCGCAGCCTGGATTGGGCGCGTCTCACGTTTGAGCTGGACGGATACATGGATGAAGTCAAGAGACTCGTTACGGCGTTCTACCGAGGTTGA
- a CDS encoding chemotaxis response regulator protein-glutamate methylesterase — protein sequence MAPDNQLHRPVRVLVADDSGFMRTAIKRMIESDPQLQVMDVAKDGMEALEKIHTLHPDVVTLDIEMPRLNGLETLKQIMQTEPCQVIMISSLTQEGAETTFECLAEGAFDYIPKQLSYVSLDIVKIREDLVAKIKAAAGEKRRFRPARAAAATPAATEVHSRSVASHATMAAPPSRLTAHVTPAVIAIGTSTGGPKALQEILPLLPDDLSVGVVIVQHMPVGFTGPFARRLDSMCKIKVREAQEDELISPATVLIGPAGWHLTVKRRGTSPASVHLSKLPADKLHIPSVDVMMLSVAEVFGGSAMGVILTGMGDDGKQGMAAIYKAGGLTVGQDEASCAVYGMPRSCAEQGSLRRVVPLMRVPDEILTATGYVRKN from the coding sequence ATGGCTCCCGATAACCAACTGCATCGTCCGGTTCGAGTGCTGGTGGCAGACGACAGCGGGTTCATGCGCACCGCGATCAAGCGCATGATCGAGTCTGACCCGCAGCTGCAGGTCATGGACGTGGCTAAAGACGGGATGGAGGCGCTGGAAAAAATCCATACTTTGCATCCTGATGTGGTCACACTGGACATCGAAATGCCACGCCTCAATGGTTTGGAAACACTAAAGCAAATCATGCAGACCGAGCCCTGCCAAGTGATCATGATCAGTTCATTGACCCAGGAAGGCGCCGAAACCACTTTCGAATGCCTGGCGGAAGGAGCGTTTGATTACATTCCCAAGCAGCTTTCTTATGTCTCACTGGACATCGTCAAAATTCGCGAAGATCTGGTGGCGAAGATCAAGGCAGCAGCAGGAGAAAAGCGCAGGTTCCGGCCGGCGAGAGCAGCGGCGGCTACTCCCGCGGCGACCGAGGTGCACAGCCGTAGTGTGGCATCGCACGCTACGATGGCCGCGCCACCAAGCCGCCTGACCGCGCACGTGACCCCGGCGGTGATAGCCATCGGTACGTCCACGGGCGGGCCGAAAGCGTTGCAGGAAATCCTGCCACTCCTGCCGGATGATCTCTCAGTAGGAGTGGTCATCGTGCAGCACATGCCGGTGGGTTTTACTGGCCCATTCGCGCGGCGTCTGGATTCCATGTGCAAAATTAAAGTACGGGAGGCGCAGGAAGACGAGCTGATTTCACCGGCGACGGTCCTCATTGGACCTGCCGGCTGGCACCTGACGGTAAAGCGACGCGGCACCTCCCCAGCCAGTGTTCACTTGAGCAAGTTACCGGCAGATAAGCTTCATATCCCATCGGTGGATGTGATGATGCTTTCGGTGGCGGAAGTTTTTGGAGGATCAGCCATGGGGGTGATTCTCACCGGTATGGGCGATGACGGGAAACAAGGAATGGCGGCCATTTACAAAGCAGGCGGTTTGACGGTGGGGCAAGATGAAGCCTCGTGCGCGGTGTACGGGATGCCACGCTCGTGTGCCGAACAAGGCAGCCTGCGCCGGGTGGTGCCGCTGATGCGCGTTCCCGACGAAATCCTGACGGCAACGGGATATGTTCGCAAGAACTAG
- a CDS encoding DUF4411 family protein, whose protein sequence is MRTVPYSIDTSAFLDAWVRNYPQDVFPGLWARMHEAAEAGVLLVSDEVVNELSKKDDGAHKWVKAHAGMIVPFDSELEPHVQHIMTTYPRLVDTKKGRSIGDPFVIAVARARKLTVITGEIPSRKPGVPKIPDVCDGLKIRWLRILDFFREQKWIVGSGQTNAKITHDE, encoded by the coding sequence GTGAGAACCGTGCCCTACAGTATTGATACAAGCGCCTTTTTAGATGCGTGGGTCCGCAACTACCCGCAAGACGTGTTTCCCGGTTTGTGGGCCCGGATGCACGAAGCGGCCGAAGCGGGCGTGCTGCTTGTGTCTGATGAGGTGGTGAACGAACTTTCAAAGAAGGATGATGGCGCACACAAGTGGGTGAAGGCACACGCGGGAATGATTGTTCCGTTCGACTCAGAGCTTGAGCCACATGTGCAGCACATCATGACGACCTACCCTCGGCTCGTAGACACAAAAAAGGGCAGGTCCATTGGCGATCCTTTCGTGATCGCAGTTGCGCGTGCGCGAAAGCTGACGGTCATCACCGGGGAGATCCCATCCAGAAAGCCGGGCGTTCCGAAAATTCCAGATGTTTGCGATGGTTTGAAGATCAGATGGTTGCGGATTCTCGACTTCTTCCGCGAGCAAAAGTGGATCGTAGGATCGGGGCAAACCAACGCGAAGATCACTCACGATGAGTGA
- a CDS encoding XRE family transcriptional regulator yields the protein MARAQANPNVSVLVWARESAGLSLEAAAKKAGVSKERLEAWESEQEESQKPTFAQLRTLAVAYKRPLAVFYLPEPPKRFEAMHDFRRKAGAGGIQTPELTLEIRRAHDRREWAIELFEEIEEAPPVINESISIQQDSESAAEIVRKLLRVTLPDQRRWTTDYEAFREWRARIEEAGILTFQATGVDSEEARGFSIGERPLPVAVANIKDAPRGRIFTLLHEVAHILLRESGVCDLHESEEDAPSRIEAFCNRVAGAALFPGDALLNTSVVRAHPKAEMVWSDAELQQISRQFGGSREAALVRLLGLGLTTQAVYDQKSAEFKELYAQQKLKQKGGFVPPHELAITSAGPTFTSLVIESFGRERITASDVSDYLQVRLKHLPTIQRDFTKFST from the coding sequence ATGGCCCGCGCACAAGCTAATCCGAATGTGAGCGTTCTCGTCTGGGCCCGTGAGTCTGCGGGGCTGAGCCTGGAGGCTGCCGCCAAGAAAGCAGGCGTCAGTAAAGAGCGTTTGGAAGCCTGGGAAAGTGAGCAAGAGGAGAGCCAAAAACCCACGTTCGCGCAGTTACGAACGCTCGCTGTTGCCTACAAACGGCCGCTGGCTGTTTTCTACCTACCTGAGCCGCCAAAGCGCTTTGAAGCGATGCACGATTTCCGACGCAAGGCGGGAGCTGGCGGAATCCAGACCCCGGAGCTAACGCTGGAGATTCGCCGCGCTCACGACCGGCGTGAATGGGCAATTGAACTGTTCGAGGAGATCGAAGAAGCGCCACCCGTAATCAACGAGTCGATTTCCATTCAGCAGGATTCTGAAAGCGCGGCCGAGATCGTGCGGAAGCTGCTGCGCGTCACACTGCCAGATCAGCGTCGCTGGACTACGGACTACGAGGCATTTCGCGAGTGGCGCGCCCGAATTGAGGAAGCCGGCATTCTCACGTTCCAAGCGACAGGTGTGGACTCAGAGGAGGCCCGCGGGTTCTCGATCGGCGAGCGGCCGCTACCCGTAGCAGTCGCGAACATCAAGGACGCGCCTCGCGGTCGGATTTTTACTCTGCTGCACGAGGTTGCGCATATTCTGCTCAGGGAAAGCGGAGTATGTGATCTTCATGAGTCAGAGGAGGACGCGCCATCTCGCATTGAAGCGTTCTGTAATCGCGTCGCCGGTGCAGCTTTGTTCCCAGGCGACGCGCTGCTGAACACGAGTGTCGTAAGAGCGCACCCAAAAGCCGAAATGGTCTGGTCGGATGCGGAGCTGCAGCAGATTTCGCGTCAATTTGGCGGGAGTCGAGAGGCTGCATTGGTTCGGTTGCTTGGACTCGGCCTGACGACACAGGCGGTCTACGATCAGAAAAGCGCAGAGTTCAAAGAACTTTATGCCCAGCAAAAATTGAAGCAAAAGGGTGGCTTTGTACCGCCGCACGAATTGGCAATCACGAGCGCAGGGCCGACGTTCACAAGTTTGGTAATCGAAAGCTTCGGTCGCGAGCGGATCACTGCGAGCGATGTCTCTGATTACTTGCAGGTGAGGCTAAAACATCTGCCGACCATTCAGCGCGACTTTACGAAATTTAGTACGTGA
- a CDS encoding MFS transporter: MAANARLEIPATPVTTTFARKAKIWAVVRVSSGNFLEMYDFMVFGYYAAAIGNTFFPSGVPFVSLMLSLMTFGAGFLMRPLGAIVLGAYTDVHGRRAGLMLTLTLMSFGIVTIACTPGYATIGLLAPLLIVLGRLLQGFSAGMELGGVSVYLSEIATPGHKGFYVSWQSASQQVAVVFAALLGVGLTSILPPPKMTAWGWRIPLLLGCAIIPLLFVLRRSLPETDEFSARKHRPNVAEILRALTANWSIVVIGMMLVTMTTVSFYMITAYTPTFANSVLHLASLDGLIVTLCVGASNLFWLPVMGSLSDRIGRRPLLLACTLLMLLTAYPAMLWLIREPSFSRLLIVELWLSFLFGSYNGAMVVFLTEIMPVSVRTSGFALAYSLATAIFGGFTPAISTYLIHLTGNRAVPGLWLSAAATCSLLAALMSKPDSQLRPT, from the coding sequence GTGGCAGCGAACGCGCGGCTTGAAATTCCCGCGACTCCTGTGACTACGACTTTTGCTCGCAAAGCAAAGATCTGGGCCGTGGTGCGCGTTTCCAGCGGGAATTTTTTGGAAATGTACGACTTCATGGTGTTCGGCTACTATGCGGCGGCGATTGGGAACACGTTCTTCCCGAGCGGCGTCCCATTTGTGTCGTTGATGTTGTCGCTCATGACCTTCGGCGCCGGCTTTCTGATGCGCCCCTTGGGAGCGATCGTCCTGGGAGCGTACACCGATGTGCATGGACGCCGAGCGGGACTGATGTTGACCTTGACGCTCATGTCATTCGGCATCGTCACCATTGCGTGTACGCCGGGGTATGCGACGATAGGACTGCTGGCTCCTCTGCTGATAGTACTTGGTCGTCTGCTGCAGGGGTTTTCGGCTGGTATGGAATTGGGGGGCGTCTCTGTTTACTTATCGGAGATTGCCACTCCCGGACACAAAGGTTTTTACGTAAGCTGGCAGTCGGCCAGCCAGCAAGTGGCAGTGGTTTTCGCAGCTTTGCTCGGCGTAGGGCTCACTTCTATATTGCCGCCACCAAAAATGACAGCCTGGGGATGGCGTATCCCTTTGCTCCTGGGCTGCGCGATCATTCCCCTGCTTTTCGTTCTCCGGCGGTCGCTCCCCGAAACTGACGAATTCAGTGCCCGCAAACATAGACCGAACGTTGCAGAAATCCTTCGTGCGCTCACCGCCAACTGGAGCATCGTGGTCATCGGGATGATGCTGGTGACTATGACGACGGTCTCGTTTTACATGATCACCGCCTACACGCCAACCTTCGCGAACTCGGTACTTCATCTCGCCTCGCTTGACGGTCTGATAGTTACTTTGTGTGTAGGGGCTTCGAATTTGTTTTGGCTGCCGGTGATGGGCTCTCTGTCTGACCGCATTGGACGACGGCCGTTACTCCTCGCTTGCACGTTGCTGATGCTGCTGACGGCGTATCCAGCCATGTTGTGGCTGATCCGCGAACCCTCTTTCTCCAGACTGCTCATCGTAGAACTCTGGCTGTCGTTTCTGTTCGGCAGCTACAACGGCGCGATGGTTGTTTTTTTGACGGAGATCATGCCTGTGAGCGTGCGGACCTCTGGCTTCGCCCTCGCCTATAGTTTGGCAACTGCCATCTTCGGGGGATTCACCCCAGCCATCAGCACCTATTTGATTCACCTCACCGGGAATCGGGCGGTGCCGGGATTGTGGCTCTCCGCGGCAGCAACTTGCAGTTTGCTGGCGGCACTAATGAGCAAACCGGATTCTCAATTACGACCAACATAA
- a CDS encoding SH3 domain-containing protein, protein MLSYGTRLSVPVHMGPKQKRLKQLAGYFLFPSLVIALASNLFAGDSEYGLLIQVDAPEAEVSKAVQEVSEDQIIHGTYSYEKEKTLYGAHAAASSSAFREAPAPGTVFYKVAERVIAPKYFKDSGDIGTISLRYVVQSIEPAKSRLSIEAIFIDARHSKHASLGAVESAEYGAIKEHLQALQAKQRQQQAADTELARKHAQIETERQALKMAAEPDPTSPAANDSSIKELQAKVEDLRHRVERRIKSAATPLKSAPFKSAATVQSLPAQAEVIVLILTPYWYGVETEDGHRGWVHRNQVEPLP, encoded by the coding sequence ATGCTCTCCTACGGCACGCGTTTATCAGTGCCAGTGCACATGGGTCCTAAGCAGAAGCGCCTTAAGCAATTAGCCGGTTATTTTCTCTTCCCGTCATTGGTCATCGCGCTGGCCTCGAACCTGTTCGCCGGCGATTCCGAATATGGCCTTTTGATCCAGGTTGACGCCCCGGAGGCCGAGGTATCGAAAGCCGTGCAGGAAGTCTCTGAGGACCAGATCATCCACGGAACTTACTCATACGAAAAAGAAAAGACCCTATACGGAGCTCATGCCGCTGCCTCGTCCTCGGCATTCAGGGAGGCGCCGGCGCCCGGCACAGTGTTCTACAAGGTCGCCGAGCGGGTGATTGCTCCCAAATATTTCAAGGACAGCGGAGATATAGGAACCATTTCGTTGCGTTACGTCGTTCAGAGCATTGAGCCGGCCAAAAGCAGGCTCAGCATAGAAGCGATATTCATAGACGCGCGGCATAGCAAGCATGCCTCACTCGGCGCGGTTGAATCGGCTGAGTACGGCGCGATCAAGGAACATTTGCAGGCCTTGCAGGCAAAGCAGAGGCAGCAACAAGCAGCAGACACGGAACTGGCACGTAAACATGCGCAAATCGAAACTGAACGGCAAGCACTGAAGATGGCCGCGGAGCCCGACCCGACAAGTCCCGCGGCAAATGATTCTTCCATCAAAGAATTGCAAGCGAAAGTCGAGGACCTGCGCCACCGCGTGGAGCGCAGGATTAAATCTGCAGCCACACCACTCAAATCTGCGCCTTTCAAAAGCGCGGCGACAGTGCAGTCCCTGCCTGCTCAAGCTGAGGTTATTGTCCTGATTCTCACTCCATATTGGTATGGAGTAGAAACCGAAGATGGGCACCGGGGTTGGGTGCATCGCAACCAAGTGGAGCCGCTCCCGTGA
- a CDS encoding helix-turn-helix domain-containing protein: MSTMQKTARRVRDRAAREAALIAAACKLFARRGYEVTTTREIAAAAGCAEGLIHRYFAGKAGLLLALIRSRISHELADMTVKLQPAASLENDVMQLAEFEIDRTWKERDFFRVIIPRAIVDPKLGHVIRTVSASQRAKAIADRLNKFDESRALSHTDMEGLAHFIGVVGFTFGFMRPVVLGDDREHAKRLGLRITKTLIRGLGQTIR; the protein is encoded by the coding sequence ATGAGCACGATGCAGAAGACCGCTCGCAGAGTCAGGGACCGCGCAGCTCGCGAAGCGGCATTGATTGCGGCAGCGTGCAAACTTTTTGCACGGCGCGGATACGAAGTAACCACCACCCGGGAGATCGCGGCAGCAGCAGGTTGTGCAGAAGGGTTGATTCATCGCTACTTCGCCGGAAAAGCTGGGTTGCTGCTGGCCCTGATTCGCTCACGGATCTCCCACGAACTAGCCGATATGACCGTGAAACTGCAGCCGGCTGCTAGTCTTGAGAATGACGTCATGCAACTCGCCGAGTTTGAGATTGACCGTACATGGAAGGAGCGGGACTTCTTCAGGGTAATCATTCCACGCGCCATAGTGGACCCGAAACTGGGCCATGTGATCCGGACAGTAAGTGCCAGTCAGAGGGCCAAGGCGATTGCCGACCGGCTCAACAAATTCGACGAAAGCCGTGCCCTGTCGCATACAGATATGGAAGGCCTGGCTCACTTCATAGGCGTGGTGGGCTTTACTTTTGGTTTTATGCGTCCAGTGGTTCTCGGAGATGATCGTGAGCATGCTAAGCGGCTAGGCCTCAGAATCACAAAAACCCTGATTCGCGGTTTGGGACAGACCATTCGGTAG
- a CDS encoding cytochrome c translates to MRKQSWKWSLFLGAAVFFALSAASWSQVTEEQEKQEMGMQSHIGKLMGHASAGEPLYRRFCVGCHGPIGDGEGENAQWIDPKPRNFTLGVYKCRSTPTGTLPLDDDLFNTITRGIVHSNMPRWQPLPDQNRADLIAYVKHFSPRFVKEKPGAPIQIPPEPEVTPERIKAGQAVFKRVECWKCHGVEGRANGPSAETLTDDQNRPIKPFNFHDTTRFKCGSTDQDLYKIFMTGLDGTPMPSFADNLKPEEAWDLVFYLRTLQPMETKAKEIAKKLGLKPVNPNEPATQTESK, encoded by the coding sequence ATGCGCAAACAGTCATGGAAGTGGTCGCTGTTCCTGGGTGCAGCAGTTTTCTTTGCCTTATCCGCTGCTTCTTGGTCTCAGGTAACGGAGGAGCAAGAGAAGCAGGAGATGGGAATGCAGAGCCACATCGGCAAGCTGATGGGACACGCAAGTGCCGGTGAACCGCTCTATCGCCGTTTCTGCGTTGGCTGCCATGGCCCGATCGGAGATGGCGAAGGTGAGAACGCACAGTGGATTGACCCCAAGCCGCGTAACTTCACGTTGGGTGTTTATAAGTGCCGTTCTACTCCAACCGGAACATTGCCGCTGGATGACGACCTCTTCAACACCATCACGCGCGGAATTGTGCATTCCAACATGCCCCGTTGGCAGCCGCTGCCAGACCAGAACCGCGCCGATTTAATTGCTTACGTTAAACACTTCTCGCCCCGCTTTGTGAAGGAGAAGCCCGGGGCACCAATCCAAATTCCTCCCGAGCCAGAGGTGACTCCAGAGCGGATCAAAGCAGGACAGGCAGTGTTTAAGCGCGTAGAATGTTGGAAGTGCCACGGAGTGGAAGGTCGGGCGAATGGGCCTTCGGCCGAGACACTCACCGATGACCAGAACCGGCCGATCAAGCCTTTCAACTTCCACGACACGACACGTTTCAAGTGTGGTTCGACCGATCAGGATCTCTACAAGATCTTCATGACCGGATTGGACGGAACGCCCATGCCTTCGTTTGCGGACAATCTTAAGCCGGAGGAAGCGTGGGACCTAGTTTTTTACCTTCGCACGCTGCAGCCTATGGAAACTAAAGCAAAGGAGATCGCCAAAAAACTGGGCCTGAAGCCCGTCAATCCCAACGAACCGGCGACCCAAACAGAAAGCAAGTAG